GTGGCAACATGCCGTATTCTGCTGTCACCCAGCCTTGACCTTTACCTTTTAAGAAACGTGGAACTGAATTATCAATGCTTGCAGTACAAAGTACTTTGGTATGACCAAACTCAACCAATACAGAACCTTCTGCATAACGTGTGTAGTTACGGGTGATTTTTACTTCACGAAGTTGGTCTAATGCTCGTTGGTCAATACGCATAACTCGTCCTAAATTTCACTAAAAATTAATTGCGCACATTATAGCAGATCCAATCTCGATGGTTTTGTTGCATGTAAATGTTTTAAAAATTGAAGAATCACCGCTGTATTGGTGAATAAACATTGATGATCATGATTAATAGACAAAAAAAAGCTCATCCGAGGGATGGATGAGCATTGAAAAAGCATACGAAACAACAATAAGGAGGAATAAATCAGAAACTACAGCCTAGTATCTGATGAAGAATAATACAGCTCAATTAATGTTCAATGAAGGACTTTGTTTCTATCTATTTATCGTCAAAATATATTAATGAGCATGGTCAATTTTTTACTCTGACTTTGTTGAATCAAAGCTTCTACATTCTGAAGCCCAAAACTTATTATCGTTATTAAATTTAATGATAGGCTGTTTTTAAGCTAGATATTGAATCATGAGAGCCGCAATCAGCAGGACTGAACCCATAAGCGTAAGATAGCGCTGTATTGGATGTGTCGACGTATCATCAACTTTAAAAAAGTGTTTGATCGATTGATTCCAAATTTGCATCTGTGTCCATGGATACCAAAAACACAAAAATCCCAAAAGCTGCATCACGCCAGTGCCACTCAGGTTTTTGCAGAGTGCCACTAAGCTTAGCACCACACAAATCAAACCTAAAAAAAATCCAAACCAAGATTTAATCACGCGATCATCTGCAGGCTGTATCGATGAATGATTCATACTCAATTACTCAAAAAATTATAAGCTTCTGATTTAAAGTTAACGACGGGGTTGATTTTTTTGTCTTTGGATATAGATCTAAGCACCAAGTATTAATAGCAAAAAAATAAGCTGCGTTTCGAAAGAAAATGATCAACCAACTTGAATGACTCCAGATCAGATCTGTGATCAGCAAGAATACAATTACACCAAGAGGTAAATATAAAGGCTTGGAATTGATGTGCCAACATGGTGAATGAAATTTTATCTAATGATTCCTTTTATAACGCTTAACTCACAATCAATGAGCATTCATTGACTATCAGATTTGAATGACTAAACAACCTGATACTCACCTCAGAATAGATCTTTTCTAAGAGTCAAAAAAAGCCGATGATCTCTAATCATCAGCTTATTAGCACTTTAATTTAAAGCGTTAGAATGAGGCAAGGTGAGCTCAATAGATGAATAAGCATTATGTAGCATGCAGCGATTAAGCAAATATTCCCTTTACCTTGTTTAAAGACCGAGTAATTTTAGCGCTCATGCCATTGGGCAAAGAACACTTCGCCAAACGCACCCAAACACTGGCGAATTGTTTTAAGAAGTCCGCTTCATTATAATTCACACCATATTCAGCACATAAAGCACGAAGCTGTGGCGCTGCTTGTGCATAACGATTGGCAGGCATATCAGGGAATAAATGATGCTCAATTTGATGACTCAAGTTCCCACTTAAAATATGCAGCCACTGCGTACCGGTAAAATTACTTGAACCTCGAATTTGTCTTAAATACCACTCCGCACGCGTTTCATTTTCTATATTGTCCGCTTCAAAGGTTTCGGCATCTTCAGTAAAGTGACCATTAAAAATCACTGCAGATGACCACAGACTCCGAATCACATTCGCCACAGCATTTCCTGCCAATACAGGAACTGCATTCGGCCCAGCAATAAGCGGAAAGAATACGTAATCTTTCACTACCTGACGGCAGGCTTTTTTACGAAATTTTGCAGCATCTGCCCACACCTGCTTCCACGTTTTGGTTTTATACACCAAAGCATCTTCCAAATGCAGATTTTGCACACCCACGTACCATTCAAAAAACACCATCAATTGCATCGCAAGCGGAATATTAAATAAGAATCGAGGTTCCCATTTTTGCGATTCACTGACACGCAGTAAACCGTAGCCGACATCATGATCCATGCCGACAATATTGGTATAGGTATGGTGAATATAATTATGCGTATATTTCCAATCATCCCCTGTAGAAATGGTATCCCAATCATAATTGGCACCATTCAAGCTCGGATCATTCAACCAATCAAACTGCCCATGCATCACATTGTGTCCAAGTTCCATATTCTCCACGATCTTGGACAGCCCCAATAGTCCCGTACCGAATAGCCATACCGGTGGCAACCAGCCACCGAACATGAGTAATGCTCGTGAACTGATTTCGCTATAGCGCACAAAGTTACGGATTTTATAAATGTATTTGGCATCAGCTTCACCAATATCCGCCATGATATTTTGACGAATTTCATCAACACGGCGACCAAATTCTTCAATCTGTTCAGGACTTAAATGTTTCGATTTACTGTTGAATGGAAAATTGAGCGACATATTCATTTTATTTTTCTCACTGTCTATATTTGGCTTTAGAGATTAATTACGACAGGGCTAATCGCTTGACTGACACACAATTTGATTTGGGTATTAGTGCCGTGGTCGATTTCACCAGTGATGATATTTTTGGTTGAGCCACTCACCTTGGTGCAACTACAGGTATTACAAATCCCAATACGACAGCCATGTGCAGGTCGTAATCCCGCTTGCTCAGCACTTTCCAATAAATTACGGTCTGCCTGAAACTGCTGCTGTGACCTTAAAAAAGTCACATCTTGCGCAGGCAAGTTTTCATCAACCTGAATGTGGAAATATTCCTGTTTTAATCGATCCTGAAGATTTAAATCTCTATAAATCTGATTCAGGCTGTACATCATCGGTTGAGCGCCACAGGCATAGGTGGTGGCGGTTTGAAAATGCGGTGTCATCTTTTTTAACAAAGCGAGATCGAGATGTTGCCGAGTTTGAGTCGTATCAATCAGATGATAGTGGAAATGAGGATAATGCTCAGCAAGCTGTGCTAGCTCCACGTGAAACGCACGGTCGCGGGTAAAATAAATCAGGTCCATCTGAGTGGGCGAGCCTGATTCATCTTGCGCTAAGGCTTGTTTTAATAATGAATAGATGGCGGTAATGCCACTCCCTGAAGCAATCAATAATCGCGATTGATCATTGGACTGTAAAAGAAACTCACCTTGTGGCTGAGAAAGTTCAACGACCTGATGAATTGGCATTTGAGTCAGGCATTTCGATACAATACCTTGCACGCGAACAGCAATGATGACATCACCATTCTTTAACTGTTCAATCACTGAATAACTGCGCTGTTGACGTACACCTTCAATGACAACAGTGACTAAAATACTCTGCCCTGCTTTCAAATCTCGCGCTTTAAAGTTGAGATTAGGGCGAAGTCGAATTTTGAAAAAGTCTTCACTCAACGCATCAATCGCAATTACAGCTGCTTTTGCTCGTTTCCATGCCCACATTGGATTGATTTTTTCAGCAATAAAATCCACAAAATCTTCGCGGATCCATTCAGGTTGGTAAGTCATGATACTGCTCATTCTCATTCCTCTTGTGGGTGGTGTGATTGTTATTTGAATTTTATTTGAGTGAACATGTGTTCATGTAGTGAACGGTTGTACACTAAACTTATTTTCAAAATGAGTCAACATGTGTTCACTGACATTCGTCGTTTAATTTTGTATTTTTTGTTTTGTATTTTTTGATAGACTCGTCTCGACCCAATCCTTTAGGTAAACCAATGTCTATACGTGATGAACGCAAACAACAGAGCCGTCAGGCTTTACTCGATGCGGCTTTAAAATTGAGCACATCGGGCCGTTCGTTTAGTAGCATTAGTTTGCGTGAAGTGGCCCGTGAAGTCGGTTTAGTCCCAACTGCATTTTATCGGCATTTTCAAGATATGGATGAATTGGGTCAGGAGTTGGTCGATCAAGTTGCGCTGTATCTGAAAAATGTTTTACATCAGTTAGGGCAAGGTTTGGCACAAATGGATGCCAAAACAGAAAGCTCGATGCAGCTGTTTTTTGAAGCGATCGATCAAAACCCGACCCCGTGGATTTTTATGATTGCGGAACGCTGGGGTGGCTCTGATAGCGTGCGTCGTGCGATTGCACGTGAAATCGATTTTTTGGTGGTCGATCTTGCCGATGATTTGGAAAAGTTTGAAATCGTGCAGAACTTTAACAATGCCAATGATTTAAAAGTGTTGTCCAATATTCTGATTAATCTATGCTTTACTTGGGCGATGTCTTGGATCAGTTTGGGTCGTCAATACAGTGGCATGGAACTCGAACTGCAAAAACTGGTATTAAAGAAACAATCCGTGACTCAAGTGCATTTGATTTTTAAAGGCATTTCCAATTGGAGCGGTCAAAGTCCTGCTTAAATGTGCCCTTAAATCTAAGCCATAAAAAAACCCGCACAGTGCGGGTTTTTTTATATTCATATTGCATGAATTATTTTGCTTTACGCTCTTTTTCAACCAAATAGCTGATCACTTGGGTGACTTTGGCATCTTCACCTTGCACGATGTATTTACCATTCACCACCACCGCAGGTACACCCGTTAACTGAAGTTGCGCTGCCAATTTATTCGACTGACTCACTTTTGCAGTGATCGCAAACGAATTGAACGTGCTGTTAAATTTCGCTTCTGGAATACCGTATTTGGTAAAGAATTGCGCCTGTGATTTTTGGTCAAAAATTTGTTTATTTCCTTCGTGAATCGCATGGAACAAAGGCAAATGGGTTTTACGACGTACGCCCAAAGCTTCAGATGTATAGTAACCACGTGCCCCCATTTCCCAAACCGGATTCATCGCCGCTGGGGTACGAAGGAAATTCACATCTTTTGGAATTTTCTTCAACCATGCCTGCATATGCGGTTCAAGTTTGAAACAGTGTGGGCAACCATACCAGAAGAATTCACGGACTTCGATTTTACCCGGTACATCAACTTTGATGGGATTGGCAACCACGGTGTAATCTTTTCCTGCAACAAAATTTGCTGCCATTGCTGCACTGGTGAAACTCATCACTGCAGCTGCTACACCGCTTAATATCAATTTTTTCATTGAGTTTTTTATCCTCAGTATCATTTTGTTTAGCTTATGAGCTCACTATAAATCAAATATGGGAAATTGGTTTTCCTTCTGTGAAGTTTTTTTGTTGATTTATCGCTTTTTTCCAAAGAAACGCTACACTAACAGGGCTATACTAATTTTTTAATCTTCTATACAACACACTTTACTGAGGTCGCTCTAATGTCGCAACTCAATGTTGATCCACAAGAAATTGCAAAATTTGAAGCATTCGCTGCGATCTGGTGGGATCAGAATTCTGAGTTCCGCCCCTTGCATCAAATCAACCCATTGCGTCTCAATTGGATTGATGAACATGCTGGTGGTTTAAGCGGCAAAAAGGTGCTTGATGTAGGCTGTGGTGGCGGTATTTTGGCTGAAAGCATGGCACGCCGTGGCGCAGAAGTTTTAGGTATCGATATGGGTGCAGCGCCACTGAATGTCGCGCGTTTACATGCAGAACAAGAAAATGTCACCAATATTGAGTACCTCCAAGTGCCTGTTGAGCAATTGGCAGAAGAACAAGCAGGTCAATATGACGTAGTCACTTGCATGGAAATGCTCGAACACGTGCCTGATCCTGCTTCAATTATTCAAGCCTGCCAAAAATTGGTCAAGCCCAACGGTCACGTGTTCTTCTCGACCATTAACCGCAATCCAAAATCATATTTATTTGCCATTGTCGGTGCCGAATACATTCTGCGTATGCTGAAAAAAGGTACACACGATTACAGTAAATTTATTAAGCCCTCAGAATTGGCACATGATATTCGTGGTGCAGGTCTAAAACTCAAAGACATGACGGGTTTACATTACAACCCATTGACCAAAAACTATTGGCTTGCACCTAATGTCGATGTGAACTACATGGTCTATACTCGCAATGAAGGGGCTGAGTAAGTTCGATGAAAGCGGTCTTATTTGACTTAGATGGGACGTTGATTGATACGGCGGCTGACTTCGTCCGTATCATTCAAAACATGTGCCGTGAAGAACAGCGTGATGTCGTGGAGGCTGCATTAATTCGTACTCAGGTATCGGAAGGTGCACGTGCGATGGTGAAGTTGGTCTATCCTGAATTGGATGTGACTGATCCTATTTTCTTGGCGCATCGACAACGTTTTCTCGATATTTATGGTGAAGATATTGCGGTCGATACCGATCTGTTCGAGGGCATGTATCCCCTGCTCGATGCTTTAGAAGCAAAACAGATTCCTTGGGGCATTGTCACCAACAAACCGCGTTGGCTGAGTGAGGCTTTACTCAAAGCCTTAAATCTGACTGAACGTTGTGCCGTTTTGGTGTGCCCTGAAGATGTCAGCAAAACCAAACCTGATCCTGAACCGATGTATTTGGCCGCGAAGCAAATCAATTTGCCTGCTGAAACCTGTATCTATGTGGGAGATCATCCCCGTGATATTGATGCCGGACGCAATGCTGGCATGTATACCATTTTGGCAGCCTATGGTTATTTACCGTTAGAACACAAAGATGACTTAACAGCATGGCAAGCGGACTGTATAGTGAATGATGTCGAAGAATTACAGCAGGCTGTATTTAAGCTGTTGGATCCGCATCAAAAAACGGCTTAATTGAACAATAAATACAGTTTTATACTTAACAATCAGAACATGTATAGGAGGTCGCCCATGAATTATTCAGAATATCAACCTCGTCCAGATTTACTCAAAGATAAGATTATTCTTATTACGGGTGCCGGAGATGGGATTGGTCGTGCTGCTGCCATTAGCTATGCCTTACATGGAGCAACCGTGGTTCTTCATGGACGAACCATCAATAAACTTGAAGTGATTTACGATGAAATTGAAGGCTTAGGCGCACCTCAACCTGCAATTCTGCCACTGCAACTGTCGACCGCAGGGGCGCATGATTATGAGTTGCTGTATGACACCTTGGCACAGCAGTTTGGTCGTCTTGATGGGATTTTGCACAATGCCGGGATTTTGGGTTCACGTACTGAATTGGCGCATTATCCGATTGATGAATGGGATGATGTGATGGCAGTGAATTTGCGCGCACCGTTTATTCTGACCCAAGAATTACTGCCATTATTAGAAAAATCTGACAATGCTTCAGTAATCTTCGCAAGTTCTGGGGTTGGACGTGAAGCACGTGCTACTTGGGGTGCTTATTCTGTATCGAAGATTGCCATTGAAGCGGTGAGTCAAATTTTTGCCAAAGAAAATGTACATCCGAACATTCGCTTTAACTGCATTAACCCAGGGGCGACGCGTACCGCGATGCGTGCCAAAGCCTATCCAGATGAAGATCCAAAAACCTTACCGACACCTGAACAGCTAATGCCTGCTTACCTTTATTTGATGGGGGAAGACAGTATTGGCCTGAATGGTCAAAGTATTGATGCCCAAAGTTAATATTTCTGATTAAAAAAAGGAGATCTTAAAGATCTCCTTTTATTTTCTTTTAAAAACTAAGTTTGAAGTTAGTCACATAAATCGATCAATTTTATTTAGATTTCTATCGATTTCTTATCATCTAATTCATCTAAATAATGATTTACACGTTGTCTAAATTCTAATGGTTTTGCAATGTAAGGAATTGGAGCATTTGAACCTCCTATTCCTTTCACAATAATAGATCCAAAATTAAAAATACGACCTAAAATTCCTTGATCTACTCCTAGACTTTCTACTCTAGTCACTTTTAATTCAATTGTATTTCTACGAATTAAACCTGTCTTCGCTATAATTCTTCTATTAGTTATAGCTAATTCTGTAGTCCAGACATTAATAAATGCGATCAGTAAAAAAACAATCCCTATAAGCATAGGCAAAGTTATGATACCTAAAACAATGTACCAAAATTGAGACAGCCAAGATATAGCTAAAAGTTTAAGATGAGCTACAATAGAAAAAACTTTAATCTTTAAGACCATGCCAAAAACATATTCTGTCGATTTACGCGAAAAAGCCATGCAGTTTTATAAACAGTCAAAGCATAAATCTAAGACGTGCGAAATATTTAATATTGCCAGAACCACGCTCGATGATTGGATCCTGATCGAACAGCAGACTGGTCAACTCAAACAACCTAAGTCTCCAAATGTAGGACGTCCCTCAAAGATTCTGGACCTGCAAGCTTTTGAAGCATTTGTAAAAACAACGCCATTTACCCAAGCTAAAGATCTTATTCCTTTGTTTGAACAGAAATTCGGTTATAGCGTTGGCTATCATGTCATTTTAAAAGCTCTAAATAAGATGGGTTGGACGCGTAAAAAAAGAGTTTTCTCTACAAACAAGCCTGCAAGTTAAGCCGTGCTGTATTTGAATGGTGTTTGCCTCAGTGGAAGCAGCAATATGGTGAAGATCACATTCTTTATATCGATGAATCAGGCATCAATACCAATGAAACCGCAGAATATGGTTGGTCTCCAAAAGGTCAACGTTGTCATGCATTTAAGTCAGGTGGGCATGGCACGAGACTCAGTATGATCAGTGCGGTCAGATCAAATGCACCATTCAAGTTTACTCAACCTTTAGTTTTTCACGGTTCGTGTGATCGGAATATTTTTGTCTGTTGGTTGGAATATTTGTTGCAGGATTTAAAGCAAAAGGATGATCAGACTAAGAGTTATTTGCTGATTCTAGATAATGCATCCATTCATAAAGGTCGAGTAATTGATGACTTGGCAGCACGATATCAGATAAGAATTGTTTATCTACCTGCATATAGTCCTGATCTAAATCCTATTGAGAGAGCATGGTCTGTCCTAAAAAGTAAAGTCAGACATATGGTTGCCCATAGCAATAAAACACTTCCCGACGCTTTGGATATTGCATTCAAGATGATGTAGCTTATATTCTATACTTAGCTATACGTGTGCTTTTTCTAAAATTTTTTCATCTCGGCCTAAATTTGACTCAATATAACTTCCCATAAATCCCTCTAAAATATATTTAATTTTCCAAGCAGTATAAATTATATCCAATTTTTTTGTGGTTTTATCTGATCATTTTTATTCAATTAATTTTAATTTATCCTCAAAAGCACAGATTAATAAAACAATTAAAGATTTAAAATAAAAAAAGCCCAACTCTGAGTTGGGCTTTTTTTAATTCAATATTATCAATCAAACAAACGATCGAAGAACGATTTTTTCTTCGGAGAAGATTTGCTGTCTTCACCATCCATTGTGTCTTGTAATTCTTTCAGCAATTCACGTTGACGTGCAGTCAAATGCACCGGTGTTTCCACCACAACACGGCAAAGCAAATCACCTTGCATGCTGCTACGTACAGGTTTCACACCCTTACCACGTAGGCGGAACATTTTGCCTGTTTGGGTACCCTCAGGCACTTTCAAATTGACACGACCTTCAAGGGTTGGGATTTCAATTTCTTTACCCAAAGCAGCATCAGCAATGCTGATTGGCACATCCATATACAGGTCTGCACCATCACGTTGGAAAATCTCATGCTCACGCACTTGAACTTCAACGTATAAGTCGCCTGATTGACCATCACGAATCGCTTCGCCTTTACCACTTAAACGAACGCGATCGCCATTGTCCACGCCAGCAGGAATCGTCACTTCTAAGGTTTGCTGACGATCTTTCACCCCTGAACCATGACAGGTGTTACATGGGTTCTTGATGATTTTCCCTTGACCACGACAGGTGCTACAGGTTTGCTGAACTGAGAAGAAACCTTGTTGCATGCGTACTTGACCCGCACCATGACAGGTTTTACAGGTTTCAACATCATTTGGATTTTTAGAGCCCTTACCGTCACATGTTTCACATGGGGCAGGTGCA
The sequence above is drawn from the Acinetobacter lanii genome and encodes:
- the dnaJ gene encoding molecular chaperone DnaJ codes for the protein MAKRDYYEVLGVSKTASDDEIKKAYRKLAMKYHPDRNPDNAEAEDKFKEAAEAYEVLSDSEKRSMYDRMGHQAFEGGMGGGGGFGGGFSAEDIFSQFGDIFGGAFGGGGRGGQQRQKRGSDLRYVMELTLEEAVKGVKKTITFTAPAPCETCDGKGSKNPNDVETCKTCHGAGQVRMQQGFFSVQQTCSTCRGQGKIIKNPCNTCHGSGVKDRQQTLEVTIPAGVDNGDRVRLSGKGEAIRDGQSGDLYVEVQVREHEIFQRDGADLYMDVPISIADAALGKEIEIPTLEGRVNLKVPEGTQTGKMFRLRGKGVKPVRSSMQGDLLCRVVVETPVHLTARQRELLKELQDTMDGEDSKSSPKKKSFFDRLFD
- a CDS encoding PH domain-containing protein, translating into MVLKIKVFSIVAHLKLLAISWLSQFWYIVLGIITLPMLIGIVFLLIAFINVWTTELAITNRRIIAKTGLIRRNTIELKVTRVESLGVDQGILGRIFNFGSIIVKGIGGSNAPIPYIAKPLEFRQRVNHYLDELDDKKSIEI
- a CDS encoding YciK family oxidoreductase; amino-acid sequence: MNYSEYQPRPDLLKDKIILITGAGDGIGRAAAISYALHGATVVLHGRTINKLEVIYDEIEGLGAPQPAILPLQLSTAGAHDYELLYDTLAQQFGRLDGILHNAGILGSRTELAHYPIDEWDDVMAVNLRAPFILTQELLPLLEKSDNASVIFASSGVGREARATWGAYSVSKIAIEAVSQIFAKENVHPNIRFNCINPGATRTAMRAKAYPDEDPKTLPTPEQLMPAYLYLMGEDSIGLNGQSIDAQS
- a CDS encoding TetR family transcriptional regulator; amino-acid sequence: MSIRDERKQQSRQALLDAALKLSTSGRSFSSISLREVAREVGLVPTAFYRHFQDMDELGQELVDQVALYLKNVLHQLGQGLAQMDAKTESSMQLFFEAIDQNPTPWIFMIAERWGGSDSVRRAIAREIDFLVVDLADDLEKFEIVQNFNNANDLKVLSNILINLCFTWAMSWISLGRQYSGMELELQKLVLKKQSVTQVHLIFKGISNWSGQSPA
- a CDS encoding flavin reductase family protein; its protein translation is MSSIMTYQPEWIREDFVDFIAEKINPMWAWKRAKAAVIAIDALSEDFFKIRLRPNLNFKARDLKAGQSILVTVVIEGVRQQRSYSVIEQLKNGDVIIAVRVQGIVSKCLTQMPIHQVVELSQPQGEFLLQSNDQSRLLIASGSGITAIYSLLKQALAQDESGSPTQMDLIYFTRDRAFHVELAQLAEHYPHFHYHLIDTTQTRQHLDLALLKKMTPHFQTATTYACGAQPMMYSLNQIYRDLNLQDRLKQEYFHIQVDENLPAQDVTFLRSQQQFQADRNLLESAEQAGLRPAHGCRIGICNTCSCTKVSGSTKNIITGEIDHGTNTQIKLCVSQAISPVVINL
- a CDS encoding HAD family hydrolase — encoded protein: MKAVLFDLDGTLIDTAADFVRIIQNMCREEQRDVVEAALIRTQVSEGARAMVKLVYPELDVTDPIFLAHRQRFLDIYGEDIAVDTDLFEGMYPLLDALEAKQIPWGIVTNKPRWLSEALLKALNLTERCAVLVCPEDVSKTKPDPEPMYLAAKQINLPAETCIYVGDHPRDIDAGRNAGMYTILAAYGYLPLEHKDDLTAWQADCIVNDVEELQQAVFKLLDPHQKTA
- a CDS encoding IS630 family transposase: MPQWKQQYGEDHILYIDESGINTNETAEYGWSPKGQRCHAFKSGGHGTRLSMISAVRSNAPFKFTQPLVFHGSCDRNIFVCWLEYLLQDLKQKDDQTKSYLLILDNASIHKGRVIDDLAARYQIRIVYLPAYSPDLNPIERAWSVLKSKVRHMVAHSNKTLPDALDIAFKMM
- a CDS encoding thiol:disulfide interchange protein DsbA/DsbL, with product MKKLILSGVAAAVMSFTSAAMAANFVAGKDYTVVANPIKVDVPGKIEVREFFWYGCPHCFKLEPHMQAWLKKIPKDVNFLRTPAAMNPVWEMGARGYYTSEALGVRRKTHLPLFHAIHEGNKQIFDQKSQAQFFTKYGIPEAKFNSTFNSFAITAKVSQSNKLAAQLQLTGVPAVVVNGKYIVQGEDAKVTQVISYLVEKERKAK
- the ubiG gene encoding bifunctional 2-polyprenyl-6-hydroxyphenol methylase/3-demethylubiquinol 3-O-methyltransferase UbiG, whose product is MSQLNVDPQEIAKFEAFAAIWWDQNSEFRPLHQINPLRLNWIDEHAGGLSGKKVLDVGCGGGILAESMARRGAEVLGIDMGAAPLNVARLHAEQENVTNIEYLQVPVEQLAEEQAGQYDVVTCMEMLEHVPDPASIIQACQKLVKPNGHVFFSTINRNPKSYLFAIVGAEYILRMLKKGTHDYSKFIKPSELAHDIRGAGLKLKDMTGLHYNPLTKNYWLAPNVDVNYMVYTRNEGAE
- a CDS encoding fatty acid desaturase family protein; the protein is MNMSLNFPFNSKSKHLSPEQIEEFGRRVDEIRQNIMADIGEADAKYIYKIRNFVRYSEISSRALLMFGGWLPPVWLFGTGLLGLSKIVENMELGHNVMHGQFDWLNDPSLNGANYDWDTISTGDDWKYTHNYIHHTYTNIVGMDHDVGYGLLRVSESQKWEPRFLFNIPLAMQLMVFFEWYVGVQNLHLEDALVYKTKTWKQVWADAAKFRKKACRQVVKDYVFFPLIAGPNAVPVLAGNAVANVIRSLWSSAVIFNGHFTEDAETFEADNIENETRAEWYLRQIRGSSNFTGTQWLHILSGNLSHQIEHHLFPDMPANRYAQAAPQLRALCAEYGVNYNEADFLKQFASVWVRLAKCSLPNGMSAKITRSLNKVKGIFA
- a CDS encoding IS630 transposase-related protein gives rise to the protein MPKTYSVDLREKAMQFYKQSKHKSKTCEIFNIARTTLDDWILIEQQTGQLKQPKSPNVGRPSKILDLQAFEAFVKTTPFTQAKDLIPLFEQKFGYSVGYHVILKALNKMGWTRKKRVFSTNKPAS